From the Paraflavitalea soli genome, the window GCCAGCCCTACAATGATTTCTCCGGTAAGCCCTTGCCCGGCGGCTATTCTCCCCAGCCCAACAATGTCACCGACTTTTACAAATCAAGCCTTACCAATACATCCAATATCGCCCTCAGTAAGTCCGATGCCGTATCATCCTTCCGGCTTTCCTATACCTATACCAAAAGCGATGATGTATTGCAAAACCAGAACAAGCGCGATAAGCACAACTTAAACCTGTACGCGACCCGCAAACTGGGCAACAAAGTGACCATCGATGCCAGGTTATTATATACCATGGACGATATGAAGAACCGCACCTACCGCAACCTCAATCCGTCCAGCCCTATGTCCGCCTATGTGTACCTGCCTCGCAGTACCAACCTCGCTGCACTGACTCCCTGGAAAGATGCCAATGGCAATGCACCAGGCCTCGGTGCTTTTGGTACCGTAGAAAATCCGTACTGGATGCTCTATGAAAATGAGAACAGGGATACCCGCAACCGCTACATCGGTGGTGTTACCGCTACCGTAGAGCTCGCCAAAGGATTGCGCTTCCGCGGACAGGCCACCGGCGATATCGGTACCTTCCTGGGATATGAATACCGCGAGCTCGGTTCTTTAAGACAAAAAGATGGCTTCTTCTCCAACCGCATGCAGGACGAGCGCAACTGGAACTTCGAGGCCATGCTGCAATACAACAGGAAGTTTGGCCCCGACTTTACCGTTACCGCCAATGCCGCTACCAATATCGCTACCTACAACTCAGTGATAAGAGAAGCATTCATGGACAGGTTGCTGGTGCATGACAAGCCCAGTATCCACAATGCCAATACCACACCAAGGGCCAGCGAAAGCCTCGTAAGAAGACAAGTGGGTTCCGTATATGGAAATGCCACCGTAGGATATAAGAATTTCCTGTACCTCGATGTGACCGCCCGTGCCGACAAATCTTCTACCTTACCCGCAGGCGGTAATACCTATTTCTATCCCTCCGCAGGCCTTAGCTTTATCTTTAGCGACTTCATCAAGAACAAAGACCTTATCAGCTACGGTAAAGTACGCGCCTCCTGGGCCAGGGTAGGCAACTCCGCCCCGCCCAATTCTTTGACCACCAACTGGTCCAACGGTGGCTTGTTTCTCGGCAACCCTACCTTCAATTACTCTACCAGGTTGAACAATTATGAATTGAAACCTGAGCAAACAGTTTCCCGTGAGATCGGTATTGAACTGGGTTTATTTAAACAGCGTGTGAACCTCACCGCTACCGTATACCAATCCAATAGTACCAACCAGATCATTACCGCCAATACACCTACCGAAAGCGGATTTCAGCAGCGGGTAGTGAATGCAGGCGAAATGCGCAACAAGGGTATCGAGCTTACTGCCAGCGTGAATGTGATCAGGAAGAAAAACTTTAGCTGGGACATAAGGGCCAACTGGTCAAAGAACGACAACCTCGTGATGTCCCTGGTTGATGGCGTGCCCACCCTCAACCTCGGCAGCAACCTGGGTGCTACCATTAATGCCGTGGTAGGCAAACCTTACGGCGTCATCATGGGTACCATTCCTTACTATGTGGGCGATACCATGCTGGTGCAGGCAAGTGGCCGTCTCTATCCAGATGTCAATAAATATGTAGGTGTTTACCGTCCCGATTGGCTGGGCTCTATCGGTTCTACCCTTCGTTACAAAGCCTTTGATCTTTCTTTCCTCGTCAATGTGAAATGGGGTGGCAGCCTGTATTCTGCTTCTTATGGTCGGGGTAATTTCAATGGCAATACCATTGAAAGCCTGGAAGGCCGCGAAGAATGGTTCTTTAGCAATTATATCCTGGGTGAAAACGGAGATGAAAGAATGGGCATTGGCCAGCAGGTAGGTACTATCCGGGTACCTTATGCCGATGATCGCAAAAAAGGAAGAAAGTATGCTGTTTCTTATTTTCCCTTGCTTGATGCCAATAACGTGGCTATCCTCGATAAGAATGGCCGCATGCAGGTGGGCAAGCCCAATAACGTATGGTCCGAACCCGCCCTGCTGTCTGGCGACTATACCCTCAACAATACAGAATACCTTACTTATGATGCCAGCGCCATCAGGCTTACAGAACTCGTATTCGGTTATACAGTCCCCAACAAAGTATTCAAAAATGGTTTTATAAAAGGAGTGCGCGCAGCCCTGGTAGGCAGAAACCTCTGGCTCATCTACCGCAATACACCGCGCGGTATTGATCCCGAATCGGCCAACACCTCGGGTAATGCCCAGGGCATTGAGTCAGGTGGCTCTTTCCCCTATGCACAGTATGGCTTTGATGTAAAAGTTAACTTTTAAAACCTTGTAGAAAAATGAAAAAGCAATTAATAGCGATAATAGTTGTCATAGCATCCATCATATTGAATGGATGCGCGAAGAACTTTGAGGACATGAACATTGATCCTACCCAGTTCACCGAAGTAACACCCGAAGCTGCCCTCCAGGGATCATTTAAACGGCTGAACGACTTCATGGACAATAGCAATTTTACCCGCTATTGGGATATGGCCAACCTCGTCAATGCCGGTGCCCGCTATGGTACCGATGAAGGTGGTGTGTGGCAGAATATGTATGTAAATGTGCTGGAACCCATCAATCAGGTAAAATTGACCTATGGCAATCAGCCCGATTTCAACAACCGCGTACAGATAGCCCGCATCTGGGAAGCCTATGCGTATTCTATCCTGGTAGCCACCTTTGGACCTATACCCCAAAGCCAGGCCAACAACCGCGATTACCTGGCATCTATCAAATTCGATACGGAAGATTCCGTGTATATCTATGTGTTGAACACCTTAAAAGATGCAGCGGCTAAAATAGATATTTCCAAACCACAGGACAGGCTGGTGTATGATGCCATTTATGGCTCATCAGCTACTTCCATTGTCAACTGGAAGAAATTTGCCAATACCCTGCGCCTGAAGATAGCCTTGCGTTGCTCAAAGAACCTGCCCCAGGTATCAGAGCAGCACGCCAAAGAAGTGATGAACGACGAGGCCAATACCATCACCGCCGAAACAGAGACCACCAAAATGGCCTATGAGAATGTGATCGGTAATGAGAATCCCCACTACCAGCGTTTCAAACGCAACTCCTATACCCTCGATCCGCCATCAATGAACGATTACCTGTTTGTTCATTTCAGATCTTACAAAGATCCCCGTATCGATGCCTACTTCGATTCTGTACCCAACCTGGCCGACAGGTACCTGTTGAGAGATACCATGCCCAGCAGGAATGATGATTCCCTGCGCGTAGTGGATTACAGGATCCCTCATTTTGGAAGGCCCAAATCACCTGCCAAATTACCGGGATGGTCAGCCCTTAATGGATTGATTGATCCACTCGGACAGAACGTAAAGGTCACTACCTACTCCCGTCTTAAAGGATATGGCTGGGGCCCCAACAACCAGGCCGCAGATCCGAGCACAGGCCTTTTATCCCCCGTTCAACCTTTCATCATCCTGTCCTATGCCGAATCCCAACTCCTGAAAGCCGAAGCCGCAGCAAAGGGATGGGGTGGATCAAAAACAGCCGAACAATACTACAACGAAGGCATCGATGCCAACTTTGCTTACTGGAAAATAAGCAATGCCCAGCGCGATGCCTATAAAGCAAGGGATGGTATCAAATGGGGTACCGTAGGTATTGGCTTCACCGATTATGTAAGCATTGTACGCGCCGATATAGCCGCCGATCCCCTTGCCAAAATATACACACAGCAATGGCTCAACTATTTCCCCGACCAGGCTTTTGATGTATGGTGCCTGCAGCGCCGCACACGCGCCCTCGATTTCTCGCCACATACCAATCCCGGCGTTGCAATAGCAACCCCCTGGATCGAAATACCCATGCGTGCCAGTTATCCTACTGCCGTCATCAACCTCAATCCCGTAGGTTACCAGGATGGATTGGATAAATTGGGCGGACTCCAGAACGATGTGGATCCCCTCATCCCCTTGAAATTTGCGAAACAGCACACCACCAAAGACTGGAATGCAGTGCCCGTAGCTTACAGCACCCGCTACATGCAAAAATGGTACGGCAATTACGTAGAAGACCTGCCCGCCGCCGGTGTCGCCTATACACTCATCTCAACTTTTAAACCCTAAACGTTCAAGCTTGGTTTATGAAAAGAAACTACTTCAATATATTATCCGTTGCTATCGGCGTAGCCCTGCTGTTTGCCTGTAAGAAAAATGATGGTCCTTCCGTCGACGATTACTTCCTCAATTATCAAATACCCGAAGTGCCCGTTACTTCCGATTATACAGTAGGCGCTTTCTATTATTCCTTTGGCACCTTCAATGCCAATATCAAAGAAATGCCTACTGTAGGTAAATACCAGTCACCCAATGGCAATATCTCCCCCGATATCATGAAGAAGCACATCGATACCGCCAGCACCGGTGGGCTCGATTACTTTGTGTTCCAGGTTCGGTCCGTTATCAAAGATGTGAACAACTATAGGAACGACTCCGTACTCGTAAGAAGGTTTCTCGATGCCAATACCGACAACAAAATGAAGTTTGCCATTGCGTACAACTTCAATCCCGGTTCCTATTCCTTAACCGCTACCAATATGCTCGACACCAGCGCCCTCAGGCTCGATCAGTTCTGCAAGGACATCGAGAAGTTTGTTGCCTGGTTCCAGGATGCCAATTACCTCAAAGTAAATGGCAAGACAATGTTGTACATCATGAATGCCCACCAGCTGTATACCATCGATGCAAAGACCGTGTACAATACCCTCCGTTCCCGCCTCACAGCCCTGGGTATTGAACTGTACATTGCAGGTATGCAGGACCGGTGGTCGCCGCCCGCCCGCTACATCTTCCGGTACAAAGGCGGTGTTGACGCTATTTTTCATCAGTCATTCGTTTCCAACGTGAGTCAATACGACCGCTTCTACCTCCTGCCCCAAATGATCGATCAGAACTGGAAATACTCAAAGAAGTATTTTAAGGATTCTGCCAACGTCGATTACATTCCCGATATCAGCCCGGCCTACAATGGCACCATCACCAACCCGGCCAATACCAACCCCATTGTAGGAAGGGCCGACAATGGCGACATGTACAAAAAGCTCTGTAATGTAGCCAAGATGAATGCCAGCGAAGCCACCCGCCTCATCCTCATCGATTCCTGGAACAAATGGGATGAAGACCTCCAGCTGGAGCCCGCATTGAGCTATGGAAAACGTTACCTGGAAATAACCAAATCACAATTCAAAAAATAAATTCCTGTACCCGGATGTTACCATCAGTAAGCCGCCGTATCCTTTGCTGTTTTTTCCTGGTTTCTTTTTCACTGACCCTTACCCAGGCCCAGGTCTCAGGTCTCCCTTACATCGATCCAACCATCGGTAATGTTGGTGCATTATTGCAACCAACCAGACCTACTGTGCAATTGCCCAACCAGGTCATGCGCATGTTTCCCATACGACCCGATTATATGGACGATCAGATCAGCAGCTTTCCCCTGCTGGTCGTGTCCCATCGTCTGGGAGAGGCCTTTTCCATGAAACCTTTCAGCAAAACCGTCACCGTTGACAGCTGGAAACAAGACCTCACCTACGATCATGACCTGGAAGTAACACGCCCCTGGTATTATTCCACCTACCTCATCGATGAGGAGATCACCGTGGAGTTTGCACCCGGCAAAAAAACAGGCATCTTCCGTTTTGAGTTTGCTCCAAATGCTACCACAAAAGCCCTCTTGCTCGATCTGTATAGTAATGCAGGAACTGGCTGGAAACTTACCGATGGTAAAGAGGTCGAGGCCATGGAAATCTACCACGGCGATATCAAAATATACCTCTATGGTGTGTTGAATGCAAAGGGTACAGCCCATACCGTCACCAACAACCAACTGGGTGTTGTTCAAACCGGCAGTGCGTCATCCAACAAAACAATGATCAGTTTCCCTGCCGGCACTCCTGGTAAAATTGAGTTCAGGTATGCCGTATCCTACATCAGCCCCGAACAGGCAAAAAAGAACTTCAGCCAGGAACTGTCCAACACCACCTTCGATCAGTTGAAGACTGCCGGCGAAAAAGCCTGGGCATCCGTCATCAACCAGATACAAGTAGAAGGCGGCACCACTGCCCAAAAAAGAACCTTCTACTCAGCCCTCTACCGTTGTTATGAAAGGATGGTCGACATTACCGAAGACAACCGGTATTACAGTGGCTTTGATAAAAAGATACACGATACCAAACGCCCTTTCTATGTAGACGATTGGTCATGGGATACCTACCTGGCCCATCATCCCTTAAGGACCATCCTCAACCCCGCACAGGAAGAAGATATGCTCGATTCATACGTGCACATGTATGAGCAAAGCGGCTGGATGCCTACCTTTCCCGTGTTGTTTGGCGACCATGCCTGCATGAATGGTTTCCATTCTTCCGTTACCTTCCTCGATGCCCACCGCAAGGGATTGAAGAATTTCAACCTGGCCAAAGCCTATGAAGGCATGAAGAAGAATGCCAACGAAGCCACTATGATCCCCTGGCGCAATGGTCCCAAAACCGTACTCGATGATATCTACCATACCAGGGGATTCTTCCCCGCCCTCCATCCCGGTGAAAAGGAGACCGTTTCCCTTGTCCATCCTTTTGAAAAACGCCAGGCCGTGGCCGTTACCCTGGGCGCAGCTTATGATGATTGGGCAGTAGGAGAGTTGGCAAAAGATATGGGCAACCAGTCCGATTACAAATTCTTCAACGCACGCGGCAACAATTACAAGAACCTGTGGAGCGATAAAGAGCAGCTCTTCATGCCCAAAGATTCTGCCGGCAACTGGATCAATATCAATCCCAAGATAGATGGCGGTAAAGGCGGCCGCGATTATTATGATGAGAACAATGGCTGGACCTATCTTTGGCAGGTTCAGCACGATGTGGAAGGATTGAAGAAATTACTGGGCGGCACTGATGCTTTTGAGCAAAAGCTCGATCAGCTGTTCCGCGAAGGACTGGGCTTCAGCAGGTACGTATTCTGGAATATGTTTCCCGATGCCACCGGCAACGTAGGACAATATTCCATGGGCAACGAACCTAGCTTTCATATTCCTTACCTCTACAACTTCACCCAATCACCCTGGAAGACCCAGAAGCGTATTCGCTTCCTGCTCGACACCTGGTTTAAGGACAATGTGTTTGGCATTCCCGGTGATGAAGATGGGGGAGGGATGACAGCTTTTGTAGTATTTTCTGCTATGGGATTTTATCCCGTTACACCCGGCTTGCCGGTATACACCATCGGTAGCCCCGTGTTTGAGAAGACCACCATCAACCTGAAGGATGGAAAGAAGTTTACCCTGATCGCCAACAAAGCATCTGCCGTAAACAAATACATCCAAAGCGCGAAGTTCGATGGCAAGCCCCTCACCACACCCTGGTTTACCCATGCCCAATTAATGGCTGGTGGTAAACTGGAACTGGAAATGGGTCCCAAACCCAACAAAGCCTGGGGCGTTTCCACAGCACAAAGCCGTGGATTCTAATAACCCGAATGTCAGGCTGAGCCTGTCGAAGCCGTCTTCAAAGGGTGGGTCGCCCTTCAAGGGCGGCTCACCCTGATCTAAGGAGCTTATCAAAGGGCCTGTTATAACCCCTTTAGGGGTTACCGCTTTG encodes:
- a CDS encoding SusC/RagA family TonB-linked outer membrane protein translates to MRLCLPLVMALLAICTQTYSQSLSIRGIVTDEAKKPMQGVSIVQKGTSTGTSTKADGSFSLNVTGDNPILVISHSGFARKEIPVSASTPLLQITLLPIAENMDEVVVVSALGLTRKAKSVTYSSQSVDADRLTEARDVNIVNGLMGKVAGLQVTTTGQPGSSSRVVIRGEGSITGNNQPLWVVDGVPIANNISERNNLDYGNTAADLNPDDIESIEVLKGPNAAALYGSMAANGAILVTTKKGKPGDKSLGISVNQNMMWYTITEFPAYQNVYGEGSGGRLVGGANQLFPGTGGINTGTYDRSWGAPMLGQPYNDFSGKPLPGGYSPQPNNVTDFYKSSLTNTSNIALSKSDAVSSFRLSYTYTKSDDVLQNQNKRDKHNLNLYATRKLGNKVTIDARLLYTMDDMKNRTYRNLNPSSPMSAYVYLPRSTNLAALTPWKDANGNAPGLGAFGTVENPYWMLYENENRDTRNRYIGGVTATVELAKGLRFRGQATGDIGTFLGYEYRELGSLRQKDGFFSNRMQDERNWNFEAMLQYNRKFGPDFTVTANAATNIATYNSVIREAFMDRLLVHDKPSIHNANTTPRASESLVRRQVGSVYGNATVGYKNFLYLDVTARADKSSTLPAGGNTYFYPSAGLSFIFSDFIKNKDLISYGKVRASWARVGNSAPPNSLTTNWSNGGLFLGNPTFNYSTRLNNYELKPEQTVSREIGIELGLFKQRVNLTATVYQSNSTNQIITANTPTESGFQQRVVNAGEMRNKGIELTASVNVIRKKNFSWDIRANWSKNDNLVMSLVDGVPTLNLGSNLGATINAVVGKPYGVIMGTIPYYVGDTMLVQASGRLYPDVNKYVGVYRPDWLGSIGSTLRYKAFDLSFLVNVKWGGSLYSASYGRGNFNGNTIESLEGREEWFFSNYILGENGDERMGIGQQVGTIRVPYADDRKKGRKYAVSYFPLLDANNVAILDKNGRMQVGKPNNVWSEPALLSGDYTLNNTEYLTYDASAIRLTELVFGYTVPNKVFKNGFIKGVRAALVGRNLWLIYRNTPRGIDPESANTSGNAQGIESGGSFPYAQYGFDVKVNF
- a CDS encoding glycoside hydrolase family 99-like domain-containing protein gives rise to the protein MKRNYFNILSVAIGVALLFACKKNDGPSVDDYFLNYQIPEVPVTSDYTVGAFYYSFGTFNANIKEMPTVGKYQSPNGNISPDIMKKHIDTASTGGLDYFVFQVRSVIKDVNNYRNDSVLVRRFLDANTDNKMKFAIAYNFNPGSYSLTATNMLDTSALRLDQFCKDIEKFVAWFQDANYLKVNGKTMLYIMNAHQLYTIDAKTVYNTLRSRLTALGIELYIAGMQDRWSPPARYIFRYKGGVDAIFHQSFVSNVSQYDRFYLLPQMIDQNWKYSKKYFKDSANVDYIPDISPAYNGTITNPANTNPIVGRADNGDMYKKLCNVAKMNASEATRLILIDSWNKWDEDLQLEPALSYGKRYLEITKSQFKK
- a CDS encoding SusD/RagB family nutrient-binding outer membrane lipoprotein, which gives rise to MKKQLIAIIVVIASIILNGCAKNFEDMNIDPTQFTEVTPEAALQGSFKRLNDFMDNSNFTRYWDMANLVNAGARYGTDEGGVWQNMYVNVLEPINQVKLTYGNQPDFNNRVQIARIWEAYAYSILVATFGPIPQSQANNRDYLASIKFDTEDSVYIYVLNTLKDAAAKIDISKPQDRLVYDAIYGSSATSIVNWKKFANTLRLKIALRCSKNLPQVSEQHAKEVMNDEANTITAETETTKMAYENVIGNENPHYQRFKRNSYTLDPPSMNDYLFVHFRSYKDPRIDAYFDSVPNLADRYLLRDTMPSRNDDSLRVVDYRIPHFGRPKSPAKLPGWSALNGLIDPLGQNVKVTTYSRLKGYGWGPNNQAADPSTGLLSPVQPFIILSYAESQLLKAEAAAKGWGGSKTAEQYYNEGIDANFAYWKISNAQRDAYKARDGIKWGTVGIGFTDYVSIVRADIAADPLAKIYTQQWLNYFPDQAFDVWCLQRRTRALDFSPHTNPGVAIATPWIEIPMRASYPTAVINLNPVGYQDGLDKLGGLQNDVDPLIPLKFAKQHTTKDWNAVPVAYSTRYMQKWYGNYVEDLPAAGVAYTLISTFKP
- a CDS encoding GH92 family glycosyl hydrolase; amino-acid sequence: MLPSVSRRILCCFFLVSFSLTLTQAQVSGLPYIDPTIGNVGALLQPTRPTVQLPNQVMRMFPIRPDYMDDQISSFPLLVVSHRLGEAFSMKPFSKTVTVDSWKQDLTYDHDLEVTRPWYYSTYLIDEEITVEFAPGKKTGIFRFEFAPNATTKALLLDLYSNAGTGWKLTDGKEVEAMEIYHGDIKIYLYGVLNAKGTAHTVTNNQLGVVQTGSASSNKTMISFPAGTPGKIEFRYAVSYISPEQAKKNFSQELSNTTFDQLKTAGEKAWASVINQIQVEGGTTAQKRTFYSALYRCYERMVDITEDNRYYSGFDKKIHDTKRPFYVDDWSWDTYLAHHPLRTILNPAQEEDMLDSYVHMYEQSGWMPTFPVLFGDHACMNGFHSSVTFLDAHRKGLKNFNLAKAYEGMKKNANEATMIPWRNGPKTVLDDIYHTRGFFPALHPGEKETVSLVHPFEKRQAVAVTLGAAYDDWAVGELAKDMGNQSDYKFFNARGNNYKNLWSDKEQLFMPKDSAGNWININPKIDGGKGGRDYYDENNGWTYLWQVQHDVEGLKKLLGGTDAFEQKLDQLFREGLGFSRYVFWNMFPDATGNVGQYSMGNEPSFHIPYLYNFTQSPWKTQKRIRFLLDTWFKDNVFGIPGDEDGGGMTAFVVFSAMGFYPVTPGLPVYTIGSPVFEKTTINLKDGKKFTLIANKASAVNKYIQSAKFDGKPLTTPWFTHAQLMAGGKLELEMGPKPNKAWGVSTAQSRGF